A single genomic interval of Mangifera indica cultivar Alphonso chromosome 5, CATAS_Mindica_2.1, whole genome shotgun sequence harbors:
- the LOC123216823 gene encoding LOW QUALITY PROTEIN: respiratory burst oxidase homolog protein C-like (The sequence of the model RefSeq protein was modified relative to this genomic sequence to represent the inferred CDS: inserted 1 base in 1 codon), with translation MQNMGTDDPRVTFPDYDHHHSDTEVVGNEKIPYSGPLSGPLNKRAARKTARFNISDSASSHDEPYVEITLDVRDDGLAVHSVKNANGADNDEDPQLTLLAKGLEKRSSSFGSSMVRNASARIRQVSHELKRLTSFSKKPPPRFDRAKSAASLALRGLKFISKTDGGAGWAAVEXRFDEITASTDGLLPRAQFGECIGMKDSEEFAGELFDSLARRYNIIGGSITKGQLREFWDQICDQSFDSRLKTFFDMVDKDADGRITEEEVREIISLSASANKLSNIQKQAEEYAALIMEELDPDHLGYIMIDSLEMLLLEAPNQTVKAGGESRNLSQMLSQKLKPTNFDNPVTRWWHSTKYFLLDNWQRVWVLALWIGVMAGLFAYKYIQYRNRAAYEVMGHCVCMAKGAAETLKLNMALILLPVCRNTITWLRNKTKLGVVVPFDDNLNFHKVIALGIACGVGIHAIYHLACDFPRLLHASEEKYELMEQYFGDQPKSYWHFVKSVEGITGIVMVVLMAIAFTLAAPWFRRNKLKLPEPLKKLTGFNAFWYSHHLFVIVYTLLIVHGYYLYLTHKWYKKTTWMYLAIPIILYACERLIRALRSSIKPVTIEKVAIYPGNVLALHMSKPHGFRYKSGQYMFVNCAAVSPFEWHPFSITSAPGDDYLSVHIRTLGDWTGQLRTVFSEVCRPPPNGKSGLLRADCMQGSDNPNFPRVLIDGPYGAPAQDYKKYEVVLLVGLGIGATPMISIVKDIVSNMRAMEEEEIALEKGDTTTPSALQQRRREQFKTRRAYFYWVTREQGSFDWFKGVMNEVAELDHNNVIELHNYCTSVYEEGDARSALICMLQSINHAKNGVDIVSGTKVKSHFAKPNWRNVYKRVALYHPDSRVGVFYCGAPALTQELRQLALDFSHRTTTKFDFHKENF, from the exons ATGCAGAATATGGGAACAGACGATCCAAGAGTCACGTTTCCGGATTACGATCATCACCATTCTGATACTGAAGTTGTGGGCAATGAAAAGATACCATACAGCGGCCCACTCAGCGGACCTCTAAACAAAAGGGCCGCTAGAAAAACTGCCAGGTTCAACATTTCTGACTCAGCTTCATCGCATGATGAGCCTTACGTTGAGATCACTCTCGATGTACGAGACGATGGCCTGGCTGTTCACAGTGTTAAAAATGCTAATGGTGCTGATAACGATGAGGATCCTCAGCTAACGTTACTTGCTAAAGGTTTGGAGAAAAGATCCTCTTCTTTTGGTTCTTCAATGGTGAGAAATGCTTCTGCCAGAATTAGACAGGTGTCTCATGAGCTTAAGCGTTTGACTTCGTTTTCAAAGAAGCCTCCTCCTCGCTTTGATAGGGCCAAGTCTGCGGCATCTCTTGCTCTCAGAggacttaaatttataagtaaGACTGATGGTGGAGCTGGTTGGGCTGCTGTTG AGCGATTTGATGAGATTACTGCTTCTACTGACGGGCTTCTTCCTCGTGCACAATTTGGAGAATGCATTG GAATGAAGGACTCAGAGGAGTTCGCCGGGGAGTTGTTTGATTCCCTTGCTCGTAGATACAACATTATAGGTGGTTCGATCACCAAGGGCCAGCTTCGAGAGTTTTGGGATCAGATCTGTGACCAGAGTTTCGACTCCAGGCTTAAAACTTTCTTTGACAT GGTTGATAAAGATGCTGATGGAAGAATCACAGAAGAGGAAGTCCGAGAG ATTATCAGCCTCAGTGCTTCTGCAAATAAACTCTCGAATATCCAAAAGCAAGCAGAGGAATATGCAGCTTTGATCATGGAAGAACTAGATCCCGATCATCTAGGATACATCATG atCGATAGTCTGGAAATGCTTCTGTTGGAAGCACCAAATCAGACTGTTAAAGCTGGAGGGGAGAGTAGAAACCTGAGTCAGATGCTGAGCCAGAAGCTAAAGCCTACAAATTTTGACAACCCAGTGACAAGATGGTGGCATAGCACCAAGTACTTCTTGCTGGATAATTGGCAAAGAGTTTGGGTATTGGCACTGTGGATTGGAGTAATGGCAGGTCTATTCGCATACAAGTATATTCAATATCGAAATAGAGCTGCATATGAAGTAATGGGACATTGTGTATGCATGGCCAAGGGCGCAGCCGAGACTCTAAAGTTAAACATGGCTCTAATTTTGCTACCTGTTTGCCGAAACACCATCACATGGCTCAGGAACAAGACCAAATTAGGAGTTGTTGTTCCATTTGATGATAACCTTAATTTTCACAAG GTGATAGCATTGGGGATTGCATGTGGAGTTGGTATACATGCAATTTATCATTTAGCATGTGATTTTCCTCGTCTGCTTCACGCAAGTGAAGAGAAGTATGAGTTAATGGAGCAATATTTTGGGGATCAGCCTAAAAGCTACTGGCATTTTGTGAAGTCAGTGGAAGGAATAACTGGGATTGTGATGGTAGTATTAATGGCAATAGCTTTCACTCTTGCTGCCCCATGGTTCCGGCGCAATAAGCTCAAACTCCCCGAGCCCCTCAAGAAACTTACAGGCTTCAATGCCTTTTGGTATTCCCATCACTTGTTTGTCATCGTCTACACTTTGCTCATTGTTCATGGATATTATCTGTATTTGACTCACAAATGGTACAAGAAAACG ACCTGGATGTACCTGGCCATTCCGATCATCCTTTATGCCTGTGAGAGATTAATTAGGGCACTCAGGTCTAGCATCAAGCCTGTTACAATAGAaaag GTGGCCATTTATCCTGGAAATGTTCTGGCACTTCACATGTCAAAGCCACATGGATTCAGATACAAGAGTGGCCAGTACATGTTTGTCAATTGTGCTGCTGTGTCGCCCTTTGAATG GCACCCATTTTCCATAACTTCAGCCCCTGGAGATGACTACTTGAGTGTCCACATTCGAACTCTGGGGGACTGGACAGGACAACTCAGAACAGTATTCTCTGAG gtgtGTCGGCCACCTCCTAATGGAAAAAGTGGACTTCTGAGAGCAGATTGCATGCAAGGAAGTGACAATCCCAA TTTCCCAAGAGTGCTGATCGACGGTCCATATGGAGCACCAGCACAAGACTACAAGAAATATGAGGTGGTTTTACTGGTTGGACTAGGAATTGGAGCAACCCCAATGATAAGTATTGTGAAGGACATAGTAAGCAACATGAGGGCCATGGAAGAGGAAGAGATTGCTTTAGAAAAAGGAGATACGACTACTCCTAGTGCTCTACAACAAAGGAGAAGAGAACAGTTCAAGACAAGGAGAGCATACTTTTATTGGGTCACAAGAGAGCAAGGATCGTTCGATTGGTTCAAAGGTGTGATGAATGAAGTGGCTGAATTGGACCATAATAATGTGATTGAACTTCATAATTATTGTACTAGTGTTTATGAAGAAGGCGATGCTCGCTCTGCTCTCATTTGTATGCTTCAATCCATAAATCATGCTAAGAATGGTGTTGACATTGTCTCCGGTACCAAGGTCAAGTCCCATTTCGCCAAGCCTAATTGGCGCAACGTCTACAAACGTGTTGCTCTCTATCACCCCGACTCCAGAGTTG GGGTGTTTTATTGCGGGGCACCTGCACTAACACAAGAGCTCCGCCAGCTGGCGTTGGATTTCTCTCACAGGACCACCACCAAATTTGACTTccacaaagaaaatttttaa
- the LOC123216826 gene encoding uncharacterized protein LOC123216826, translating to MVMLCFVLDLRSLSPSLLGDLKQLLLQLANFYAISPSLCQSSSLSDRIGLCYLFNKRISSSDDVLKIAYRPSGNFSLRDFHHAVNNLPTDEFLPEIKDSGAICCRDVKLSIVLSDQVLYSWGDKDIMRKVIVLSSCLPENVDSALEKTLMDAADKCVTVEFVLFEQKSSHLGDMQEHINNFLRCVSDLDNCSFQTYLPDVKVFRGMVKRWLHDLKDDTEEPLQARFVFKNNLFGSVNQIYCNLCASVNRIIDEFSPCQTCRCHGIQLGSMVKDGIKGPSCPVTGHGLGKFDVIENSMKVGENTILFMPSFQSSMKLQQVSLPIEFKIVEKTPLGSLDEGVIIGASYVVTPSACHEMETASGEIDHSELNAQLFQGLCNALHSLDLGLICCSYCNMQSMTKASFYCYYILQPSDNGPMLLRRLAGSEEVLPAPDVNRFIDSSVPKEIELSIQTCLLKIESRDYNPLLYERGFHQKLNTLVKESLQFGSVPPKLHETTLELIETPSDSSVVKEKLNSDVDAIVVREEPMIDLTTGEVKTGTSITEEWEQLVVSEIPEKYSPTCITKPKFSQSVLSPPDINRQLDEKTSRILERLEVPRKLKTKAVSPISTSSSISDTGVTMKTPLIPFQPSQSTDQGMTSSQLMKPNFQRLKRKHK from the exons ATGGTAATGTTGTGTTTCGTCTTAGATTTACGTAGTCTTTCACCTTCATTACTCGGAGACTTAAAGCAG TTGTTGCTACAACTTGCTAATTTCTACGCCATTTCACCGTCTTTGTGTCAATCAAGCTCTCTCAGTGATCGAATCGGCTTGTGCTACCTCTTTAACAAACGCATTTCTTCTTCCGATGACGTA CTAAAAATCGCATACAGACCAAGCGGAAACTTCAGTCTCCGTGATTTCCACCACGCTGTTAACAACTTGCCTACTGATGAGTTCTTACCTGAAATCAAAGATTCTGGAGCCATCTGTTGTCGAG ATGTAAAACTTTCAATTGTTTTGAGTGATCAAGTGTTGTACTCTTGGGGAGATAAAGATATTATGAGGAAAGTGATAGTCTTGAGTTCGTGTTTACCTGAAAATGTAGACTCTGCCCTGGAAAAGACTCTCATG GACGCAGCAGATAAGTGTGTTACAGTTGAGTTCGTATTGTTTGAGCAAAAATCAAGCCATCTTGGTGATATGCAGGAGCATATCAACAATTTTCTTAGATGTGTCTCTGATCTCGATAACTGCTCATTTCAAACGTATCTTCCAG ACGTGAAAGTATTTCGTGGCATGGTCAAAAGATGGCTACATGATTTAAAGGATGACACGGAAGAACCACTACAAGCTCGTTTTGTCTTTAAGAACAACCTTTTCGGTTCAGTGAACCAGATATACTGCAACTTGTGTGCATCAGTCAATCGAATCATTGATGAGTTTAGTCCCTGCCAG ACTTGCAGGTGCCATGGCATTCAGTTAGGCAGTATGGTAAAAGATGGGATCAAAGGACCTTCTTGTCCAGTCACTGGCCATGGTCTGGGAAAATTTGATGTAATTGAAAACTCTATGAAGGTTGGAGAAAACACAATCTTGTTTATGCCATCATTTCAGAGCTCTATGAAGCTCCAGCAAGTCTCTTTACCCATAGAATTCAAAATTGTGGAGAAGACTCCTCTGGGGTCTCTAGATGAAG GTGTTATAATTGGGGCCTCCTATGTCGTAACTCCATCAGCTTGTCATGAGATGGAAACTGCTTCGGGTGAAATAGATCACTCTGAGTTGAATGCTCAAC TATTTCAAGGCCTTTGCAATGCTCTACATTCGCTGGACCTGGGTTTGATATGCTGTTCATATTGTAATATGCAATCAATGACGAAGGCTTCCTTCTACTGCTACTATATTCTGCAACCTTCAGATAATGGGCCAATGCTTCTCAGG CGCCTTGCAGGGTCAGAGGAAGTCTTGCCTGCCCCTGATGTCAACAGATTTATTGATTCTTCAGTACCTAAAGAGATTGAGCTTTCCATTCAAACCTGTTTATTAAAG ATAGAATCAAGAGACTACAATCCTCTCCTATATGAGAGAGGCTTCCATCAAAAACTTAACACACTGGTTAAGGAGAGCTTGCAATTTGG GTCCGTGCCCCCTAAATTGCATGAGACAACACTGGAACTAATTGAAACTCCATCAGATTCTTCAGTAGTGAAAGAAAAGTTAAATTCAGATGTAGATGCCATAGTCGTGCGTGAGGAACCAATGATTGATCTTACCACTGGAGAAGTCAAAACTGGTACTAGTATTACTGAAGAGTGGGAGCAGCTGGTTGTCAGTGAAATCCCAGAGAAATATTCTCCAACTTGTATAACTAAACCCAAGTTCAGTCAGTCAGTTTTATCACCACCAGATATAAATAGGCAGCTGGATGAAAAAACATCAAGGATATTAGAAAGACTAGAAGTGCCCAGGAAGTTAAAAACAAAGGCAGTTTCTCCTATTAGCACAAGTAGCAGTATCTCAGACACTGGCGTGACAATGAAGACGCCTCTTATTCCTTTCCAGCCCAGTCAATCTACAGACCAAGGAATGACTTCAAGTCAGCTGATGAAACCCAATTTCCAGAGGCTAAAAAGgaaacataaatga
- the LOC123215345 gene encoding germin-like protein subfamily 3 member 4 — protein sequence MKIKLPFGIICFTCITVCFAENGSLQDTCPTATTEKQTIFINGFPCKDPATIIASDFKSSKLKNPGDTDNFYQSSMILTTAADFPGLNTLGLSIGRTDLDLDGLVMPHSHPRASELFFVFKGVVIAGFVDTSNKLFQTVLGAGDVFVIPKGLLHFCFNIGYEFATVFSVFNSQNPGLVSISGAMFELDSEVISKLKRKLISVSTMEDDHILNETFSKFFNQ from the coding sequence atgaaaatcaaacttCCTTTTGGCATTATCTGCTTCACTTGCATCACCGTCTGCTTTGCAGAGAATGGTAGCCTCCAGGACACCTGCCCAACTGCTACAACTGAGAAACAAACAATCTTCATCAATGGTTTCCCGTGTAAGGATCCAGCCACCATCATCGCTTCGGATTTTAAGTCCTCAAAATTGAAGAATCCTGGCGACACGGACAACTTTTACCAGTCCTCGATGATCCTTACCACTGCTGCAGATTTCCCAGGCCTTAACACTCTTGGCCTTTCAATTGGAAGAACTGATCTTGACCTGGATGGTCTTGTAATGCCTCACTCTCATCCCAGAGCCTCTGAGCTGTTCTTCGTCTTCAAAGGCGTTGTGATAGCCGGTTTTGTCGACACCTCAAACAAGCTTTTCCAAACGGTTCTTGGCGCAGGAGATGTGTTTGTGATCCCCAAAGGGCTACTTCACTTCTGCTTCAACATTGGTTATGAATTTGCAACTGTTTTCTCAGTGTTTAACAGCCAGAATCCTGGGCTGGTTAGCATCAGCGGTGCCATGTTCGAACTAGATTCGGAGGTTATCAGTAAGCTTAAAAGGAAATTAATCTCAGTTTCCACAATGGAAGATGATCACATCCTTAatgaaacattttcaaaatttttcaatcagtAA
- the LOC123215343 gene encoding inositol polyphosphate multikinase alpha — MLKIPDHQVAGHQAHDGNLGPLIDDSGRFYKPLQDDERGSTEVAFYTSFSSNKMIPDHIRRFFPIFYGTQFLEASDGSGLRPHLVMEDLVSKHLTPSIIDIKIGSRTWYPQASEDYIQKCLKKDGETTSLLLGFRLSGLQVYLNKESGFWKPEKTLVQAFTADDVRFVLRKFVSSNSPTDSKSVPDCAFAPTVYGGSTGILAQLLELKAWFEDQTIYHFNSCSVLMVYEKESLLKGRGSGAEIKLLDFAHVVEGRGVIDHNFLGGLCSFIKFVSDILTCPDEPSTIASSQDSEKKCSSTVNGTSE; from the coding sequence ATGCTTAAGATCCCAGACCATCAAGTTGCAGGGCACCAAGCCCATGATGGAAACCTTGGACCCCTTATAGATGATTCAGGGCGATTCTACAAGCCCCTCCAGGATGATGAACGTGGTTCCACTGAGGTGGCTTTTTACACATCCTTTTCCTCCAATAAAATGATCCCTGATCACATCCGCAGGTTTTTTCCCATCTTCTATGGAACTCAATTTTTAGAGGCATCTGATGGATCAGGCCTCCGTCCCCACCTGGTTATGGAAGATCTTGTATCGAAACATCTCACTCCATCCATCATAGACATTAAGATTGGTTCAAGAACATGGTACCCTCAAGCATCTGAGGACTATATCCAGAAATGCCTTAAGAAGGACGGAGAAACCACCAGCTTGTTATTGGGTTTTAGGTTATCTGGGTTGCAGGTATATCTAAACAAAGAATCAGGATTCTGGAAGCCAGAAAAGACGCTTGTCCAAGCATTTACTGCAGATGATGTGAGATTTGTCCTGAGAAAGTTTGTTTCATCTAACTCACCTACTGATTCAAAATCAGTCCCAGACTGTGCTTTTGCACCAACTGTTTATGGTGGTTCCACTGGTATACTGGCACAATTGTTGGAGCTCAAAGCATGGTTTGAAGATCAAACCATTTATCATTTCAATTCTTGTTCAGTTCTAATGGTTTATGAAAAGGAGTCACTGTTGAAAGGCAGGGGTTCAGGTgctgaaattaaacttttggatTTTGCACACGTGGTGGAGGGTAGAGGTGTTATTGATCATAACTTCTTGGGTGGGCTCTGTTCTTTCATAAAATTTGTCTCTGATATTCTTACCTGTCCAGATGAACCATCAACAATAGCTTCCTCACAGGATTCAGAGAAGAAATGTAGCTCTACTGTTAATGGCACTAGTGAATGA
- the LOC123216612 gene encoding ribonuclease TUDOR 1-like yields MAAPAAGGQWYRGKVKAVPSGDSLVVTALSALKAGPPRDKTLILSSIIAPRLARRGGIDEPFAWDSREFLRKLCIGKEVTFRVDYTVATIGREFGTVILDDKNVAMLVVGEGWAKVKEQGSQKGEASPFLAELLRLEEQAKQQGLGRWSKVPGAAEAAIRKLPPSAIGDSGNFDAMGLLNANKGRPMECMVEQVQDGSTVRVYLLPEFQYVRVLVAGIQAPALGRKPTAVSEVDTTSDEINGDISSGSQGPLNSAQRLAASTGATTDDPYAVDAKHFTELRVLNREVRVVLEGVDKFNNLIGSVYYSDGETAKDLALELVENGLAKYVEWSANMMEEDPKRRLKNAELQAKKSRLRIWTNYVPPATNSKAIHDQNFTGKVVEVVSGDCIIVADDSIPYGSPLAERRVNLSSIRCPKIGNPRKDEKPAPYAKEAREFLRTRLIGKQVNVQMEYSRKVPNADGTIASDARIMDFGSVFLQSSAKGEGDDTSSVAPSNSSGQPTGINVAELVLSRGFGNIIRHRDFEERSNYYDALLAAESRASAGKKGVHSSKDPPVMHITDLTTASVKKARDFLPFLQRNRRIPAIVEYVLSGHRFKLLIPKETCSIAFSFSGVRCPGRGEPYSDEAIALMRRKILQRDVEIEVETVDRTGTFLGSLWESRTNMAVILLEAGLAKLQTSFGSDRIPDIHLLEQAERSAKSQKLKIWEKYVEGEEVAPTNGSVTESNQKEVLKVVVTEVLGGGKFYVQQVGDQTVASIQQQLASLNLQDAPVIGAFNPKKGDVVLAQFSADNSWNRAMIVNAPRGNVESSNDKFEVFYIDYGNQEVVPYSNLRPMDPSLSVAPGLAQLCSLAYIKVPGLEDEYGPEAAEFLSENTLGSSKEFRAKVEEKDTSGGKVKGQGTGTILVVTLVAVDAEISINALMLQEGLARVERRKKWEPRDRQVALENLEKFQEEAKTGRLGIWQYGDIQSDDEDSAPPARKAGARR; encoded by the exons ATGGCGGCGCCGGCAGCAGGGGGACAATGGTACAGGGGAAAAGTGAAAGCAGTTCCATCAGGGGACAGTTTGGTAGTGACGGCCTTGTCTGCCCTCAAGGCTGGACCCCCACGTGATAAAACCCTCATTTTATCATCTATTATTGCTCCTCGGCTG GCCCGCAGAGGAGGCATAGATGAGCCATTTGCTTGGGACAGCAGAGAATTTTTGAGGAAGCTCTGCATAGGAAAG GAGGTCACTTTTAGAGTGGATTATACTGTAGCCACCATAGGCAGAGAATTTGGAACTGTTATCCTTGATGATAAGAATGTTGCAATGTTGGTTGTTGGTGAAGGCTGGGCAAAG GTCAAGGAGCAGGGCTCCCAGAAAGGTGAAGCAAGTCCTTTCCTTGCTGAATTGCTACGCCTAGAGGAGCAAGCAAAGCAACAAGGTCTTGGCCGCTGGAGCAAG GTTCCAGGTGCTGCTGAGGCTGCCATAAGGAAACTACCACCCTCTGCCATTGGTGATTCTGGTAATTTTGATGCAATGGGTCTATTAAATGCAAACAAGGGGAGACCCATGGAATGTATGGTAGAACAGGTTCAGGATGGAAGCACTGTACGTGTCTACCTGCTTCCAGAATTTCAGTATGTCCGAGTCTTAGTTGCTGGAATCCAG GCCCCCGCACTTGGTCGGAAGCCCACAGCTGTTAGTGAAGTAGATACCACCTCTGATGAGATCAATGGAGATATCTCATCTGGATCTCAAGGTCCTTTGAATTCTGCTCAGAGACTTGCAGCCTCGACCGGAGCAACTACTGATGATCCATATGCAGTGGATGCCAAACATTTTACGGAGCTCCGTGTTTTGAACAGAGAG GTCCGCGTTGTCCTAGAAGGTGTTgacaaattcaataatttgattGGATCGGTGTATTATTCTGATGGGGAAACCGCCAAGGACCTAGCATTGGAACTTGTGGAAAAT GGCTTGGCTAAATATGTTGAATGGAGTGCAAATATGATGGAAGAAGATCCTAAGCGTAGACTGAAGAATGCAGAGCTTCAAGCCAAGAAGAGCCGGTTGAGGATCTGGACAAACTATGTGCCTCCAGCAACAAATTCAAAAGCGATTCATGATCAGAATTTCACTGGGAAG GTTGTTGAGGTTGTCAGTGGAGACTGCATCATTGTGGCTGATGATTCTATCCCATATGGTAGTCCATTGGCAGAGCGACGGGTCAATCTTTCAAGTATTAGGTGTCCAAAAATTGGCAATCCACGCAAAGATGAAAAGCCAGCCCCCTATGCCAAGGAAGCAAGAGAGTTTTTGAGAACACGACTCATAGGCAAACAA GTGAATGTTCAAATGGAATATTCCAGGAAGGTCCCCAATGCAGATGGAACTATAGCTTCAGATGCAAGAATAATGGATTTTGGATCAGTCTTCCTTCAATCTTCTGCTAAGGGTGAGGGTGATGATACATCTTCAGTGGCTCCATCCAATTCTTCTGGCCAGCCAACTGGAATTAATGTTGCTGAGCTTGTGTTATCACGTGGCTTTGGCAACATAATCAGGCATCGAGATTTTGAGGAAAGATCAAACTATTATGATGCCCTTCTTGCTGCTGAGTCGCGTGCTAGTGCTGGGAAGAAAGGGGTTCACTCTTCCAAGGATCCCCCAGTCATGCACATAACAGACTTGACTACG GCATCAGTCAAGAAAGCTAGAGATTTCCTGCCATTCCTTCAGAGGAACAGGAGAATTCCTGCCATTGTTGAATATGTCCTTAGTGGCCATCGATTTAAGTTGTTGATTCCAAAGGAAACATGCAGCATTGCCTTTTCATTCTCTGGTGTCCGTTGCCCTGGTCGTGGTGAGCCCTATTCTGATGAAGCAATTGCATTAATGAGACGCAAGATTTTACAGAGAGATGTGGAG ATTGAAGTGGAAACAGTTGATAGAACTGGGACTTTCTTGGGATCTTTGTGGGAGTCAAGGACCAACATGGCAGTGATACTTCTTGAAGCTGGCCTGGCAAAGTTGCAAACTTCTTTTGGCAGTGATAGAATTCCAGATATTCATCTTCTTGAACAGGCTGAGCGATCTGCAAAATCTCAGAAATTGAAA ATTTGGGAGAAATATGTTGAAGGAGAGGAAGTGGCACCCACCAACGGTTCAGTCACTGAAAGCAACCAGAAAGAAGTACTGAAG GTAGTGGTTACAGAAGTTCTGGGTGGTGGTAAATTTTATGTCCAGCAGGTTGGGGATCAGACTGTTGCTTCGATTCAGCAACAACTTGCTTCGTTAAATCTTCAAGATGCTCCTGTTATTGGTGCCTTCAATCCCAAGAAGGGTGACGTTGTCCTTGCTCAATTTAGTGCAGATAATTCCTGGAATCGAGCTATG ATTGTCAATGCACCTCGCGGAAATGTTGAATCTTCAAATGACAAATTTGAAGTGTTCTACATCGATTATGGAAATCAAGAAGTTGTTCCATACAGTAACCTAAGGCCTATGGATCCTTCTTTGTCTGTGGCACCTGGCCTGGCTCAGCTATGCAGCCTTGCTTACATTAAGGTTCCTGGCTTGGAGGATGAGTATGGCCCTGAAGCTGCTGAATTTTTGAGTGAGAACACACTAGGCAGTTCAAAAGAATTTAGAGCCAAAGTTGAGGAGAAGGATACATCTGGGGGAAAAGTTAAGGGACAGGGAACTGGGACAATTCTTGTTGTAACTCTCGTTGCTGTGGACGCTGAGATCAGCATAAATGCTCTTATGTTGCAG GAAGGACTCGCGAGGGTAGAGAGGAGGAAGAAATGGGAGCCCAGGGATAGACAGGTTGCccttgaaaatttggaaaagttCCAGGAAGAAGCCAAGACTGGAAGGCTTGGGATTTGGCAGTACGGAGATATCCAGTCAGATGATGAGGACTCAGCACCTCCAGCTAGAAAGGCTGGTGCTCGGCGATGA